The DNA segment gaacttaggatctcttttgaaagagcagtcagtgcttttaactgctgggccatctctctctctctctctctctgtctgtctgtctgtctgtctgtctgtctgtctgtcttttttttttccaagacagagtttttctatgtacctctggaattcactctataaCCCAGACTACCCTTGAAATCAGagccgcctgcttctgccttcccagtgctgggattaaagatgtgagcccTCACTGCCTGGCCAAAATAAAATGGATCTTAATCCAAAAAGAGGAAACACCAAGGGGTAGGGAAAAAAGGAGCAAAAGGCTATGGCAGAGCCATGGAATTGATCACAAGCATTTACTAAAGCATTCACTTGGCCTTTCTAGTCCTCCCAAAGAGGATTTAAAGATGGAGGCAGCTCAGGCTACCCTCAAAATCACCATGTAGCTGATGATGACCTTGAACACTATGCCTCTCACCTGAATGCTGCCATTAGAAATTACAAGCAAGTGTAATCCAGAGAAGGATTTAGGCAGGAAAGGTTATGCAGCCTGTTTTCTGGTCATGTTTGGGTTGTGGAGTATCTGCCTAGCTAGATTCTTTGTGTGGGCCtcaaaacaattatttattttttcatttcaatGGTTGTAGAAAAGCTCCAACCCACACTCTTTGTTCACCTGATGGTCCTTCTGACAGGCTCTCTAGTAACGCGCCCTTTTACACATTTGCAGTCTCTTTCCTGCAGAAGATCTGTGGCTGCAGCCTTTGGCTTCAGCTACTCCACTATCTTGACCGAGGGAGGTAGGGGCACTGAAGCTCTTGGTGGATTTATATAGATTACTCtgggggactggggagatggctcaggggttaagagcactgactgctcttccagaggtcctgagttcaattcctagcaaccacatggtggctcacaaccatctatcatgagatcttctggcctgcaggcatacatgcaggcagaatgttatatacataataaataaatctttaaacaaaagtACTCTTGTAGGCAGCTGGAAGGTGTAGAGTCTGTCCTGTGCCTCCCTTTGCAGAGGTACTGTGAGAGTGACCTTTATCAGAGGGATGTCATGATGTTTGCTTGTCATGTGACAGTTAAGTTGTGAGTCAAcctcctggttttcttttcttttttttctttgtcttttctttctggtgtttttgaatcaactcactgtttccttgtgaattgcTGTCTCTTACTTCCTCTTCATCTCAAGTGCCTAGAGGCTGAGATAGTGGTGCCATGCCAATCAGACAAAAGGGGCATTGGGTTCTTTGGTTCCAGATCTCTCTACTTTTACCTGCTTGTTCCAAGTTTCAAGCCTGCGGGTGGAGGTGGAATAAGATGTGGATGGGTAGCATAAGATATCAGCAGTTGTTGATCTCTGCAGAGAATCACAAGTCCTGGATACGTTATGGAATGATTatagctcccccccccccccgccaaattatttattttaaatcatgttATGTATTCCTGCAGAGGCCACCTGATATGAATGCAAAAATCTAACTCAGGTCTCAAACTCcagttctttggaagagcaataCATGTATTCTTAACTGTGGAGGCGTCTCTCCAGACCTGATGACCCTGGGTCTTAATAGTTTTCTGTTCCTCTCAGGATAGACTGCTGTGTCAACAACTGCTGTGGGTTGTTGCTAGTGTTAAGATGCAGCCGTGGTTGTcatggaacttactatgtaggccAGACTGACTTGGAACTTTTCACCCCGGGgtactgtgattaaaggcatttgccaccatgctGGACTTTGCTGTGGGTTTTGACCAGCTAGATAAGACTTTTCCTCAGTGGGCCCAGAGCAAGCTTAGATGAAAGCATGAGAACACCAGTTCTGACTTTGGCCTTTCCTCATTCTCACAGTGGGTGTCATGTACAAATTTAGCCAAGCTTCTGTGCCTCTGTCAGATCTTAAGTTCATTAGGTCTGCCTCATGAGTGACAAGATTGCCCTAGAGACTCTGGTCAAAGTGTTGAAGTATCCTTACTTCTTGAATGCTAATCAGATCAGAATTCTGATCCTCCATCCATATCACATTTGTTATCTCTATTCATTATCTCCATTTACTTTTACTATAGTTCTGAATATGATCCTTACAAGAAAGTGAAGTTCTAAGAGATACTCAGTAGTGCAGTAGTTAGTGAGTATCTGAGATTTGCCTATAACACATTGACTCTAGAGACAGTGCCATGTCTGTTGCCTAGCCTATGTTCTGCCAGACCAAACTTCCTACAAAACTTAAGTTGTTTCTGGAAGGAAGGGACCTAAACTTACCTTCAAGCTTCAGCTTGAAGGCCCCACTTCCTCTTTGGCAGGCTGGTGTCTCTGGGCATAGGACCAGTGGGTATGAGCCAAGCCCTGGGAACTTTGGATCCTGCCAGGGAGAGTTGGCCTCTTTCCCCCAAGAGCTGTTCTTTTTAGTCACTCGTTAGGGCCATGAAGATATGCTAAAGGGGAGGGATGGTGACCTTAGGACCTGGTCTGAAAAGTAGGAAGGATGGACTGGCtctccagggttttttttttttttttgtttgtttgtttgtttgtttttgtttgtttgtttgtttgttttggttctttttttcggagctggggaccgaacccagggccttgcgcttcctaggcaagcactctaccactgagctaaatccccaaccccggctctCCAGGTTTTATGGTGTCCTTTGGGCCACCAACTATTATTATGTGCTGGGCctttttttagctttttgaagtggaaaatcttttttaaatCAGTCAGGCAATAACAACTCATTGAAAATGTCCAAATAGATTTTAGCAAAAGGAAAACCTTGCATTGTGTCCCACCAACCACCATGAGTACTAGTAAGCACTAAGAGGATTACATCTTTTTCTAAACCAGTACTGCCTGTTGGAAATACAATACAGTGGACTGGAAATGTATACtcaattggtagagtgcttgcttagcacacATGGGGGAAGTGCTCTAGCTTCCAGCAGGCTTATCTAGTCAGCGCTTGACAGCTGTAGGGGGAAGTATACACACCTGTGCCCCTCACTCTTTCACTGCCCTTTTGGCTCCCTGAGCTTGGAGGGAGGTCACAGAATCATGCTCAGAATTCACACGAGCACAGAGAACCGCCTGGCACTGTAGGCACACCTCTTAACCTTGCTACCTTGCAGGACTAGTGTTCTTCCATACCGACCTGATGCCTTCTCAGAGTTCCCACAGCCTACTTTGGCTTTGGAAGTCGCTATACAGGAAATTAGTAGAAGGGAAAAGGCATAGCTGTGCTTGTCCAAGGAGTGTCCCAGTACACCCTTGGTAGATGCTGACCAGCAGGCTAGAATAGGTACATGGGAATACCTAGAATAGTCCCCTGCATGGCTGCCTGTGCACTTATGCTCAGCCCTTACATGGAAACCTAGCCTCCTGTGATCAAGGTGAACAGGAGCCAGTTTCCTTGTTGCTTTGTTCTTTCATTCTCAAAATGAAACATGTCAGGCTGCTTCCCTGAGCACTGTTTACCTGCTGCCAGACAGCTACCTCCTTTGAAGGAGGCAGGTAGCTTGCCCCTCCCTGCAGTGACCGTGATATGTACCTGGAAAGCATGCATGGCAGTGAGTAGTGTAGATGCTGTTGGAGTTTTGCTGGAACAGTTTTGCCCCAGGTGTCTTTGGGCTGCAGTACTAAGGTGGGCCATCCCTGCCCAGTCCTAATCTATTTACTATCCTGCTCCATTTCCATCGGTTGGGTGTCAGCTTGTTCTCTTCAGTCTGTTGCTACCCCACATAGATGCTGCGATGAAGGGCCTTTGTGGGGCAACTTTGAATCAGCCCTCAGGCCAAAAGGGAGAAGATAGCTGGTAACTGAGGGTCTGCCAACTTAGTGGGACTAGGGAAGTCAGCCTTCTCCTGACTTGACTCAAGTCCATTCTTGGTTACCACTATTATGCCTGCCACTGTGAACCAAGTCTGTAAGCTGGGAAGAAGCCCaggtttgtgtgcttttttttgctattttgttggattcttctctctctctctctctctctctctctctctctttctttctttctttctttctttcagatttatttattttatgtatgcgagtacactgtctgtcttcagacacaccagaagaaggcattggatccccattacagatggttgtgaactaccaggtggtcgctgggaattgaactcaggacctctggaaagagtaatcagtgctcttaacctctgagccatctctccagcccccatctacctccctttcttttttttttttttttttttttttcctttttttcggagctggggaccgaacccatccacctccctttctTATTCTACCCTAATTTCTTCCAACCCctcaacactaggtaggagagaaggaagggtggagGAGAAAGGGGGTATATACCTCTGTAGGCTACTTCCTGCTAATTAGGGTCCTCCaggttccttggggcaagtccagTCTTCATTGTCAGAAGATCCAGCAAGCCAGCAATAGCAAATGCAACAGCAGGGGTAGTAGCAGCTGCCACTTGCCCTCCTCCTATAGCTCTCACATTTGTACCTTCTTCAGAATTAACTCATATACAGCGGATAAAACATCTTGCTCTCCCTAGAGCATGAGACAGTCATAGCTAATGCTTGGACAAACTGAAGCAAATCTATGtcctacacctgggattaaaacaaaaacatactcacaCAACTGGGTTTTTAAGAGATTCAACCTCTCACTGCATCCAGGGGTCAGGAATTGGCTTGTTCTGCTCTCCTtggagcttttttttttgtcatgttgCTCAAGGCTGTGGTGGTTGACCAGCTACTTTGTCCTGCTGGTGGCTGGGACAGGTGATGTAGGATGAATCAGTACTGAGCAGCTTGTCAACCACTATCCAGGTCTTCAGAGTACTTGGCTTGGATCTCTCAAGTTTGTTCTTCCTGGGTTTTCATCTCTTGGGAAGAGCCCAAGCCTGGAGTTGTAAGTCTTGTTTTAGGGCAGAGTGATCCTTGGATGGAGACAGCCCTGATCCTCTTGTCAGCTTTGTCAGCTCATACCAGTTCCTATTTGTGGCCTGTCACCTTTTCACAGTACCCAGCACATCATATGCTCATACTGGAGAGAATACTGCTCATTCATTGCTGACAGGAGTTATAAGCACTCACATTGGTGGTAGCTGCCTTTCTGCCTATGACAGACAGAGGccccaggccttttttttttcccttttctttccttaaaaaaaaaaaaagatttatttatgtattttatgtataggagtacactgtagctgtcttcagacacaccagagggcaatagatctcattacagatggttgtgagccaccatatggttgctgggatttgaactcaggacctctggcagagcagtcagagctcttaaccaatgagccatctctccagcccagactttCCTTGAgcctgagattctttttttttttccccccaggttCATAATTTATTGTACAAATTGAGTATTACATGATGAGTTCACATCAGCTTCTTCAGGCATGGGACTTAACAGATGAGGCCAGACATTTCAAAATCCATTTATGTTGCTTTCACAGCTGCGGTTTTTTTAGGCCTTAACTTAAAGTATAGGACCAACAAAGCAATGCCTCCATATGTGGCCAGGACACAATTCATTCTACCTGTGAGGGTATAAgagttgaaatattttttaataccAGTGAACTGGAATTGGCCATCACTTTCTGGACCAGCCATGACTTCAATCTTCTTCGTCCGAATCACAAACTCTGCAGCCGATGTCCTTCAACAAACCCAGCCACTAGCTCGGCCCCGAgcctgagattcttttttttttttttttggttcttttttttcggagctggggaccgaacccagggccttgcgcttcctgtgcaagcgctctgccactgagccaaatccccaaccccgagcctgAGATTCTTTAGAGCAGCAGGACCAAGTAGTAGCTTGAGCCAGTCACAGGTAGGCTAACTTTTAAAGTCTCATGCTGAACTGGGGGACCAGACCTGGAATCTCAAAAACAGTTTGCTGGCAAACTCAGTCTAGAGCCTTAGAGGAGTATTGGGTGAGGGATttatcactgagccacatccaTGGTCCAGTTCACTATTGAGACAAGTCTGGAAAGTTGTGTCTCAGtatatggagatgtattctagtGAGATAGATGTGGTGGTGATAGGTGAGGAAGTACTTACCCTGGTCATTAAAggtaaggaaagaagaaaaggtaacATCCTTCAGTTCTCAGGGCCTAAATGCACATCCTGCCTGGCTTTTCACCTTCCCATttcctgcctctttttttttttttttttttaaacattttgatcTGTGGGCTTTTCAGCTTTTTGCACCATCTGTCTTAATTTTGCCTCTGGAGGCAAAAATCTCTagggatttgttttttgtttgaacccaagaacttgctgtgtagtagTAGGTCATGGGGAATTGCTCTTGGGATAACAAGAACTTTGACTCTGCCTACCCATCTGAGAGCCACCCCACCCCTTTCCCCCAACAGACAACAGAGATGATTTCTGGTGAGTGGCCTCATTTCCTATAAGACTTGAAGGCATATCAGGGTATGGCAGTACACActtcagtctcagcactcaggaagcagaggcaagaggatctctgggaGTTGGGAGTtcaggtcatcctggtctacacagtatgctccaggatagtcagggctgcATTGTAAGAATCTGTCTCAAAGCAGATGACAGACAGTGACAACAAAACACCTCCAGGCTTGAGCTTGAAGCTTGAAGTTCTTTggagacattaaaaataatatgctggcattacagatggtcatgagccaccatgtgcttgctggaaattgaactcaggacctctggaaaagcagtcagtgttcataaccactgagccatctctccagccctacccaGCAGATTCTTGTTCCCACCATTCTGAGCAGAAAGTTCTAGAGAGTAGAATGAAGAATCTACATGCTGATAAAACTTCTCAGATGGTAATTCTTCCACACTTGAAACTAGGGCCTACAAGGTCTTTAGTTTCAAAGGAAGATGAGTGCTTTTGAGATAATCAATGTGTAAAGTAAAAAACCAtagagagggggctggggatttggctcagtggtagagcgcttacctaggaagcgcaaggccctgagttcggtccccagctccgggggaaaaaaaaaaaaccatagagagGGAAGTCTGGAAGGATTGTAGACCACCACCCACCCTCGCAGTAATGGGTGTTCTTGCCAAGTGTCCAACCACTTTTGAGTTTGGACAGGAGGCCATGGTCCTCACCTCCTGACCCTTGTGGAAGCCAGGATTAGCAAATAACATTGAACACCAGTTTAAGTTTGGGCTTCAGATAACTGAATGTTAAAAGTAATTTGTTTGTCCCGAGTATTATATAGGACATAATTTAACAATTCTCAGTGCCTATCCTACATTCAGATTTAACTGGGTGTCTTCAGTGTGCTGTCTGCTAGCCACACTTTTCCTGTTTGCCACTTTTTTGGGTCCTGAAAAATGTGAGAATTGCTCAAAGATAAGAAAAAGAGCTGCTGTGGCCCCTGAGCTTATTTCACAGTAACAGAACTGTGAGTGAATATCATTCAGTCTCAATGAGCTGCCTGCTTGGCCCGTGTGCCTGAGTTTATCAGTCATTGGTGATATGTTGCTCACTTAAAGCTTACCATGTTATGGGTACATGAGTTGTATTAGTTTTGAGTTTTGACCTATCTGCccaggccttgtgtgtgtgttaatggtGGCTGTCGGTTAGCATATTCAAAGATGGATATCAAAGTCTATGCCTTTAACCCAGTGGTAGGtacatggttggtgggattggTTTGAGATGGGAGTCAGATCCCcctccacctttctttttttttttttttttggagtcatGGGTTTCACTGTAGCTTAAGCTAGCTCCAGACTTGCTGTGGTAGCTCATGTTGGCTTCAGACTTGTGagcttcctgctttcctgttGAATTAGAGATGATCTGGCCACTCTAGGCAGTCCTTCACATCTGCAGAAGGACTAGTGTGCAGCAAAGGCATCTTTGAACAGGATCTGGAGACTCTGGGTAGGGCAATATGTCATTGCTCTGTCCCCCCAACTCCCCCTTTTTTTAGTCATACTGCCCAAACTTGCTTGGCATAGCACTCAGCACTGATTGGTGGT comes from the Rattus norvegicus strain BN/NHsdMcwi chromosome 10, GRCr8, whole genome shotgun sequence genome and includes:
- the Atp5mkl1 gene encoding ATP synthase membrane subunit K, mitochondrial-like; the protein is MAGPESDGQFQFTGIKKYFNSYTLTGRMNCVLATYGGIALLVLYFKLRPKKTAAVKAT